In one Nocardioides luteus genomic region, the following are encoded:
- a CDS encoding flavin monoamine oxidase family protein, translated as MTTHDVIVVGAGVTGLTAAWRLAQAGQDVLVLEARERVGGRLRTEAHGAPGAEADFEIGGQWVSPDQDALLGILDELELPTYPRFREGESLYVDNTGVTHRFGDELPVGESTSAAIAQLTKTLDALAAAMDPARPWELDDADHLDSVSFRAWLEQQCDDPVAVDNIALYIGPAMLTKPAHSFSALQAVQMAASAGSFSNLVDADVILDRRVVGGLQRVPLALASRLGDRVRLGQDVTLVEWDEDGVVVHVGTEIHAARRLVLAVPPTLVKRIRFSPELPAEHRIAREHQSFGLVIKVQAQYATPFWRADGLSGTGFGPWQLVHEVYDNTPEGEPRGTLVGFVSDERADAVGRLSDSERRVRVLESLAAYFGDAALEPLTYVESDWQHQELTGGAYGTSFDLGGLTRWGAVLREPLGPIEFGSSDVAGHGFQHVDGAVRVGDEIAHRILADAT; from the coding sequence ATGACCACCCACGACGTGATCGTGGTCGGCGCCGGCGTGACCGGCCTGACCGCGGCCTGGCGACTGGCCCAGGCGGGCCAGGACGTCCTCGTCCTGGAGGCGCGCGAGCGCGTCGGCGGCCGGCTGCGCACCGAGGCGCACGGCGCCCCCGGTGCCGAGGCCGACTTCGAGATCGGCGGCCAGTGGGTCTCGCCGGACCAGGACGCCCTGCTCGGCATCCTCGACGAGCTCGAGCTGCCGACCTACCCGCGCTTCCGCGAGGGCGAGTCCCTCTACGTCGACAACACCGGCGTCACCCACCGCTTCGGCGACGAGCTCCCGGTCGGAGAGTCCACCTCGGCCGCGATCGCGCAGCTGACCAAGACGCTCGACGCGCTGGCCGCCGCGATGGACCCGGCTCGGCCGTGGGAGCTCGACGACGCCGACCACCTCGACAGCGTCTCCTTCCGTGCCTGGCTCGAGCAGCAGTGCGACGACCCGGTCGCCGTCGACAACATCGCCCTCTACATCGGGCCGGCGATGCTGACGAAGCCCGCGCACTCGTTCTCCGCGCTCCAGGCGGTGCAGATGGCCGCCAGCGCCGGGTCGTTCAGCAACCTCGTCGACGCCGACGTGATCCTCGACCGCCGGGTCGTCGGCGGTCTGCAGCGGGTGCCGCTGGCGCTCGCCTCCCGTCTCGGTGACCGCGTCCGGCTCGGTCAGGACGTCACCCTGGTCGAGTGGGACGAGGACGGTGTCGTCGTGCACGTCGGCACCGAGATCCACGCCGCGCGCCGGCTCGTCCTCGCGGTCCCGCCGACGCTGGTCAAGCGGATCCGGTTCAGTCCCGAGCTCCCGGCCGAGCACCGGATCGCCCGCGAGCACCAGTCGTTCGGGCTGGTCATCAAGGTGCAGGCGCAGTACGCCACGCCCTTCTGGCGCGCCGACGGGCTCAGCGGCACCGGCTTCGGACCCTGGCAGCTGGTCCACGAGGTCTACGACAACACCCCCGAGGGCGAGCCGCGCGGCACGCTGGTCGGCTTCGTCTCCGACGAGCGCGCGGACGCGGTCGGACGGCTCTCCGACTCCGAGCGACGGGTTCGCGTGCTCGAGTCGCTGGCGGCGTACTTCGGGGACGCGGCGCTCGAGCCGCTCACCTACGTCGAGAGCGACTGGCAGCACCAGGAGCTGACCGGCGGTGCGTACGGGACGAGCTTCGACCTCGGCGGACTGACCCGCTGGGGCGCGGTGCTGCGCGAGCCGCTCGGGCCGATCGAGTTCGGCAGCAGCGACGTCGCCGGTCACGGCTTCCAGCACGTCGACGGCGCCGTACGCGTCGGCGACGAGATCGCGCACCGCATCCTCGCGGATGCAACGTGA
- a CDS encoding adenylate kinase codes for MRLLLMGPPGAGKGTQATVIAERFAVPAISTGDIFRANVAEQTALGVAAQAYMDAGEYVPDELTNAMVADRLASGDCADGFLLDGYPRTPQQVAELDEILAFADVGLDAVVLLEADPDELVGRLLARSQEQGRADDTESVIRRRLEVYAAETGPLADHYAERDLLARVDGLGPVHEVTERILTVLTSVAAQRTATSAP; via the coding sequence ATGCGCCTCCTCCTCATGGGACCGCCCGGTGCCGGCAAGGGCACCCAGGCCACCGTCATCGCCGAGCGATTCGCCGTGCCGGCGATCTCGACCGGCGACATCTTCCGGGCCAACGTCGCCGAGCAGACCGCGTTGGGCGTGGCCGCGCAGGCCTACATGGATGCGGGCGAGTACGTGCCCGACGAGCTCACCAACGCCATGGTCGCCGACCGGCTCGCGAGCGGTGACTGCGCCGACGGGTTCCTCCTCGACGGCTACCCGCGCACACCGCAGCAGGTGGCCGAGCTCGACGAGATCCTGGCGTTCGCCGACGTCGGGCTCGACGCGGTGGTGCTGCTCGAGGCCGACCCCGACGAGCTGGTGGGCCGGCTCCTGGCCCGGTCGCAGGAGCAGGGTCGCGCCGACGACACCGAGTCGGTGATCCGTCGCCGGCTCGAGGTGTACGCCGCCGAGACCGGCCCGCTCGCCGACCACTACGCCGAGCGTGACCTGCTTGCGAGGGTGGACGGCCTCGGTCCGGTCCACGAGGTCACCGAGCGGATCCTGACCGTGCTGACCTCGGTGGCCGCTCAGCGGACGGCGACCTCGGCGCCGTAG
- a CDS encoding LysR family transcriptional regulator, with the protein MDLRLLRYFVATADAGSATRAAEVLHVTQPVLSRQLRQLEAGLGVPLFAREGRRLRLTRTAEDLLPRARDLLAHADDLERAVGVLASGRLDELHLAVPSTTLTDVLAPFLATLGPDDPVAMVRELDPRGAAAAVRAGADLAIVTRPPGRSLASRALAVLPVWAYVRPDDPWAGRGSVGVRDLVTRPLVLLTEDLRPRPLLDAAAEDAAVGYGDVLEVSNAQVAQALAASGRGVAVVSDDPRFGLVPLHIEAPAGRVRIRLYAAWDPQHHAAEALAALAERLSAFCVERYGAEVAVR; encoded by the coding sequence ATGGATCTGCGCCTGCTGCGCTACTTCGTCGCCACCGCCGACGCGGGCTCCGCGACCCGCGCCGCCGAGGTGCTGCACGTGACCCAGCCGGTGCTGTCGCGACAGCTGCGCCAGCTCGAGGCCGGCCTGGGCGTGCCGCTGTTCGCCCGGGAGGGACGACGGCTGCGCCTCACCCGCACGGCCGAGGACCTCCTCCCCCGCGCCCGCGATCTGCTCGCGCACGCGGACGACCTCGAGCGCGCCGTCGGGGTGCTCGCCTCGGGAAGGCTGGACGAGCTGCATCTCGCGGTGCCGTCCACGACGCTCACCGACGTGCTCGCCCCGTTCCTGGCGACCCTCGGGCCCGACGACCCGGTCGCGATGGTGCGCGAGCTCGACCCGCGCGGCGCGGCCGCCGCGGTCCGGGCCGGCGCCGACCTGGCGATCGTCACCCGGCCGCCGGGCCGGTCCCTGGCCTCCCGCGCCCTCGCCGTGCTGCCGGTGTGGGCCTACGTTCGGCCCGACGACCCGTGGGCCGGGCGGGGGTCCGTGGGCGTACGCGACCTGGTGACCCGGCCGCTCGTGCTGCTCACCGAGGATCTGCGGCCTCGGCCCCTGCTGGACGCAGCGGCCGAGGACGCCGCCGTGGGCTACGGCGACGTCCTCGAGGTGTCGAACGCCCAGGTCGCCCAGGCGCTCGCAGCGTCGGGCCGCGGGGTCGCGGTCGTCTCCGACGACCCGCGCTTCGGCCTCGTACCGCTGCACATCGAGGCGCCGGCCGGGCGCGTGCGGATCAGGTTGTACGCGGCCTGGGACCCCCAGCACCATGCCGCCGAGGCCCTCGCCGCCCTGGCCGAGCGGCTCTCGGCCTTCTGCGTCGAGCGCTACGGCGCCGAGGTCGCCGTCCGCTGA